The sequence GGCGAAGCCGCCGTTCTGACCGGCGGAGCGATCCGGCCCGCCGACGGTGTTCGCGGCGCTTTGCAGGCCGTGGATAGATTGGTTGAGATTCTGGATCATGGGTGGGTCTTCCTGACCGTTTTCGCAGTCCGTTAGGCAATCAGCCGCAAGGCGGCGTTGAGCATGGCCTTGGTGGTCTCGATCATCGTGACGTTCGCCTCGTAAGCCCGGCTCGCGTCGAGCATGTTGACCGACTCGATCGCCAAATCAACGTTGGGCATCTGGACGAAACCGTCCGAGTTGGCGTCGGGGTGGCCGGGGTCGAACACCTTGGGGAACGGCGTGGGGTCTTGCTTGATCGCCGCGACCCGCACACCGGGGTTGCCCGCCACGTCGCGCTGGGGCTCGAACACCACGAACCGCCGGCGGTAAGGCTCGATCGTCCCGTCGGCCTGCCGGGTCGTGTTCAGGTTCGCCAGGTTGTTCGCCACGGTGTCCATGCGGACGCGCTGGGCCGTGAGCGCGCTGGCGGCGGTGTCGAGGGTGCTGATCATCGGTCAATCCTTTACTGCGGAACCTCACGGAGCGCACTGCGGAGTTGGCTGTACTGTTTTCGCAAGAGCTCGGCCAGCGCGTTGTGCTGCAGGGCGTTCTTCGCGGACTCGGTCATCAACTGCTCCATCGAACGGTTGTTGCCGTCGTGGAAGGTGATGCCACCGGTTTCGAAGGTGAGCGACTCGTCGACGCCGGACAGATCGAGCCGACCGCCACGATCGCGTTCGTCCAGCGACTTGGCCAACGATGCACGAAACGCGTTCACGTCCATGTCGCGCTGCTTGTAGCCGGGCGTTGTCGCATTGGCGACGTTCTCGGTCAGCAACGCCTGACGCAAGCCCGCGAAACGCATCGACCGCCCCACGACCGGGGCCGGCGTGCTGTTGAGGATGGTGTCGAGGAACTGGGCCATGTGATTTTCCTTTTGATCGGACGCGGGGTTGGGGCTTCGCCAGCGCGCCGGCTGACGGGCGCAGGTCTTGCGCTATGCGGCAAGGGCGATCTCGCCGTCCCACTCGCCGGTTTCCTTCCACTTCTTGAGTTTCATACCGAGAGTCCGCACGCCGATTCCCAGGGCGCCGGCGGTCTTGGCGCGATGGCCGTTGAACTTGTCGAGGGCCGCGAGAATGGTGCGCTTCTCGACTTCGGCCAACGGCTCGTTGTTCCACTTCATCGCCACGGGCCGGGGGCTTCCGCCGCCGATCCAGGGCTCGAGCGTTGCCGCACGAATGACGCCCGGCTCGGTCTCCAACGCAACCGCCCGCTCGAGCATGTTCTGCAACTCACGCACGTTGCCGGGCCAATCGTGGCGTTCGAGCATCCGAACAGCGCGAGGATTGAGGTGCCGGAACGGCGTGCCGTCGCGCTTGGAGATGCGGTGCAGGAAGTGCCGGGCCAGATCGGCAATGTCGTCAGTTCGATCGCGCAGCGGCGGGACGATGATCGGCAATACGTCGAGCCGGTAGAACAGGTCCGCCCGGAACCGCCCCGCCTTGACCTCCTCCTCGAGGTCGGCGTTGCTGGTCGCGACGATGCGGACGTCGACCCGCCGGGTGACGGTGCCGCCGACCCGCTCGAAACTGCCGTCCTGTAGAAACCGCAACAGCTTGGCCTGCACGCCGGGGCTGATCTGGCTGACCTCGTCGAGCAGAACAACGCCCGCATCGGCCCGCTCAAAACGGCCGGGCAGGTGTGCTTGCGACTCGTCGCCGAACAGCTCGGCTTCGAGATGGTCGCCGGCGAGAGCCGCGCAGTTGACGGCGATCAACGGCTTGTCAGCACGATCGCCCGCCGCGTGGATGGTGCGGGCAACCACTTCCTTGCCGACGCCGCTCTCGCCGCGGATCAGGACCGTCGCGTTGGACGTGGCGACCCGTTCGATCTGTTGCTTGAGTTGTCCGGTCGCGGCGCTCTTGCCGACCAGTTGCGTGGCGGGCTCCACCGGCTTGGGCCTGGCAATCGGCGATTCGTCCAGCGTTCGCAAGGCCCGCTCGGTCATGCGACGCAGGTCATCGCCGTCGAAAGGCTTTTGCAAATAGTCCAAGGCTCCCTGCTTGATCGCGCTCACCGCCGTCGGCACCGTCGCGAAGGCGGTCATCAGGATCACGAGCAGCTTCGGCTTCCGTGCCTTGGCCGATCGCAGCAGTTCGATCCCGGTCATGCCAGGCATTTTCAGGTCGGTGATCAGCAGGTCGATCGCGTCGGCGTCGAGTATGTCGAGGGCTTCCTGCCCGCACGCCGCGGTACGCACTTGGTGTCCATGACGTTCGAGCGTGGCGGCCGAACCGTCACGCATCAGGGCCTCGTCATCACAGATCAAGATCGTCGCCATCCTTGGCACCGCTTTCCTGGCTGGAACTTCCGTTTGCGAACCGACATGGGTGTTATCGGACGACGGCGGAAGTTGCGCCAGCGAAAGCGGCAGTTTTTGCGCGGCTCAATCGCTGCCGGTCATGGCGTGAAGGACCCGCGCCTGATCCTTCTCGACGAACTCACCGACCAATCGCCCCCCGCGCATCACAAGAACCCGGTCGCAAAGACCCAGCAACTCCGGGAGTTCGCTGCTGACCACGAGCACGGCCACGCCGTCGCCGACGAGGTCGGCGAGGATCTGATGGATGCCGGCTTTGGCACCGATGTCGACGCCGCGAGTCGGCTCGTCCACGATCAGCAACTTCAGACCCCCCGCCGACTCACGCAGACCGAGCCACTTGGCGAGGGCGACCTTTTGCTGGTTGCCGCCCGAGAGAGCGCCAGCCGGCAGGCCGACGTCAGCGGTGCGGATGTCGAGTTGCGTGCGTGCGGCCTCGGCCCGGCGGTGCTCGGCGGCTTGCTTCACGAAGCCCGCCGCGGCGAACTCACCGAGCGTTGCGGCATTCACGTTCGTGCGAATCGGGTGTTCCAGTTGCAGCCCCTGGAGCTTGCGATCCTCCGGGACCAACGCGACCCCGGCGGCAATCGCCTCGGCCGGGTGCCGCAGGGACAATGTGTTGCCATCGACGCAAACGCGGCCCGTTGCCGTCGGGTCCAAGCCAAAAATGGCCTGCACCGTCTCCGAACGCCCGCTACCCACCAAGCCGGCCATCCCAACGATCTCGCCAGCGCGGACGCTGAACGAGATGTCTCGCACATCGCGTGACGACAATCCGTCCACTTCGAGAATCGCGGCCCCCGGCTCGCCCCGACTCCGCTCGAACGCCGCCACCGATCGGCCGACCATCATGCGGACGAGCTCGTCCTCGGTGGTGTCCGCCCGGTCGATGGTGCCGACGTGTCGGCCGTCGCGCAGCACGCTGATTCGATCGGCGAGCCGCATCACCTCCGGCATGCGATGGCTCACGTACACGGCGGTCAGACCTCCGTCACGCAACCGCTCGATCAGCGTCATCAGCGACTCGGCTTCGTGGTCACCGAGGCTGCTGGTCGGCTCGTCGAACACGATCACCCGTGCCCCGCTGCCGACGGCGGTCGCGATCTGCACAAGCTGAACCTGCGCCGTCGACAGCTCACGCATCGGCCGATCGACGTCGAGCCGGATGTCGATGCCGGCGAGCAACTCGGTCGCACGGGCGCGCAGTTCGCGGCGGTCGACGATCCCGGCGCGAGCCGGCAGTTGGTGCAGCGACACGTTTTCCGCGACGCTCAGGTCCGGGCAGTACGCCAGCTCCTGATGCACGATCGCGATACCCAAGTCGGCGGCGGCGGCCGGGTCGGCGATACGCACCGGTTCGCCGTCGAGCAGGATCAGTCCGCCGTCGGGTCGATGAATGCCACCGAGCACCTTGCCGAGCGTGCTCTTGCCCGCCCCGTTCTCGCCCATGAGCACATGGACCGTGCCCCGCTCGATGGTGAGCGACACATCCGCAAGCGCCTGCACGCCGCCGAAGTGCTTAGAGATGTCACGGAACTCGATCATGAATCCGCGAGCTTCTCCAGCATGTTGGCGACCAACGCGGTCCAGCCGGTCTGATGGGCCGCGCCGCAGCCGCGCCCGTTGTCGCCGTGGAAGAACTCGTAGAACAGCACGAGATCATCCCACTGCTCGGCGTAAGCCTTGGCGTCGCCGTGGCAGGGCCGGTTGCCGTCGGGGTCTTTCTCGAACAGCGCGACGAGCCTGCGTTCGACCTCGTGGGCGGCGGAGCGCAAGTCGAGTTGTGCGGTACCGCCAGACACCGGGCACGTGACGTCCATCTCGTCGCCATAGAAGTGGTGGTAGCGTTCGAGTGCTTCGATAAACAGGTAGTTGAGCGGGAACCAGATCGGGCCACGCCAGTTGGAGTTGCCGCCGAACATCTCCGTGTTGCTCTCGGCGGGCGTGTACTTGACGCGATACTCGTTGCAGGCCGCGTGAAAAACGTACGGGTTTTGCTCGTGGTGCTTGCTCATCGACCGCATGCCGTACGGCGAGAGGAACTCATCCTCGCTGAGCGCGTAGTGCAGTACTTTTTGCAGTTTCTCGGGACCAACGACGCTCAGGAGCAGTGCTTTCTGGCCGTTGGGCATCGTGCGTTCGGTGATGTGCTGGGCCAGGCGTGGCCGGTGCTCGCGGAACCACTTCATCCGCTTGGCAAAGCCCGGCAGCTTGTCGAGCGTCTCCTGTGTGAGGATCTCGCTGGCAAACGTCGGGATCAGTCCGACGAAGCTGCGGATGCGTAACGGATCGGACTTCTGCGCGTCGGGGTCCCAGAGCTGATCGTAGTAGAAGCCGTCGGTGTCGTCCCAGAGTCCGTCGCCGCCGATGGTGTTCATGGCATGGGTTATGGCGACGAAATGCTCGAAGAACTTGGACGCGACGTCCTCGTAGACCGGATCTTCCGCGGCCAACTCGAGCGCGATGCTGAGCATGGTGACGCAGTAGAACGCCATCCACGCGGTGCCGTCCGCCTGCTCGAGCTGTCGGCCGTCATGGAACTGCTCGGCGGACCGGTCGAAGAGTCCGATGTTGTCGAGCCCGAGGAAGCCGCCACCGAAGAGGTGGTTGTCGTCCTCGTCCTTGCGCGTGACCCACCATGTGAAGTTGAGCAGCAGCTTGTGAAAGCAGCGCTCGAGGAACTTGCGGTCCCGCTGGCCGCGCGGCGCGGTCATCTTGTACACGCGCCACACCGCCCAAGCGTGTACCGGCGGGTTCACGTCGGAAAAGTTGAACTCGTACGCCGGAATCTGGCCGTTGGGATGCATGTACCACTCACGCAGGAACAGCACGAGTTGGTCCTTGGCGAACTTCGGATCGACCCGACACATCGGCAGCATGTGGAACGCCAAATCCCAAGCGGCGTACCACGGATACTCCCACTTGTCGGGCATGCTGATGACGTCGCGATTGAACAGGTGATCCCGCCAATCACGGTTGCGAGCACGGGGCTTGCGTTGCTTCGGCGGCGCGGGCTGGCCGGGGTCGCCGTTGAGCCAGTGCTGGACGCTGTAGAAATAGAACTGTTTGGTCCAGAGCAGCCCGGCGTACGACTGACGCGAAATCATCTTGCGTTCATCGGAGAGCGATGTCGGGATGACGGTGTCGTAGAACGCGTCAGCCTCGGCGATTCGGTCGGCAAAGACTTGGTCGACCGGCGGCCCGCCCTTCTCGTCAGCGTCGGTCAATCGGAATGTAAACGTCCGGCTCTCACCCGGTTCAACCTCGACCTCGTACCAGGCCGCGCACTTGGTCCCAAGCTGATCCGGGTTCACCGCGTCCTTCTCGCCATCGATCACATGGCGGTGAAAACCGTCCTTCGGATAGCCGTTCAACTCCTGTTTCCAGAGCCGCTTGGCGTTGGTCTCGTTGTCGCAGAACAACCATGCCTTCGGCTCCTCGGTCGCGGTGAACTCGAACCCCTTGAGCGTCTCATGCTCGCAGCACACCGTCTCGCCATCGAGCGCCATCATCGGCTTCTCGAACATCCCTTCATGTTCTGCACCCCAGCTCCAGCCGTTGCGGAACCACAACTGTGGCAGCAAGTGCAAGGTTGCGAGCTTCGGACCGTGGTTGGCGATGGTTACCCGAATGCAGATGTCGTTGGGCGAAGCCTTGGCGTACTCGGCGGTGACGTCCCAGTAGCCGTTGGCCAGTGCATCGGTGTCGAGCAGTTCGTATTCGGTCTTGAGCTTGCCGCGATCGCCATTGACATCGCGTAGTTCGTTGTAGGGAAACGCCGACTGCGGATATTTGTAAAGTCCCTTGCAGTACGAGTGGGTCGGCGTCGCGTCGAGATAGTAGTAAAGCTCTTTGACGTCCTCGCCGTGGTTGCCCTCGCTGTTGGTCAGGCCGTAGAGACGTTCCTTGAGAATTGAATCCTTACCGTTCCAAAGCGCGAGACCAAAGCACAGACGGCACTCGCGATCGGTAATCCCGAGAAGCCCGTCCTCGCCCCAGCGATAGGCGCGACTGCGTGCGTGATCATGCGGGAAGTAGTTCCAGCAATCGCCGTACGTCGAGTAATCCTCGCGCACGGTGCCCCACTGGCGTTCGGAGAGGTAGGTGCCCCAGCGTTTCCAGTTGGCCTCGCGGCGGGCGTCGGCGGCGAGGCGCTGATGTTCGGCGGTGCTGTGTTCGGCGGTGTTGGACATGGCAATACTTCCGTGCAGGCCGAACGATAACGCCGTCGCTCGCGCTTGTCCCAGAAGTCGGCACTTGCTCTACCACCGCATCCCCCATTGGATAGAGCATGCCCGCCACCACCGACTCGCCCACGGAGATCGCCGACCCGATCAACGCTCGCATCCTCGCCGTCAGCGAAGACCAGTTGCAGGGCTTTCAAGCCGACCCGTTTGCCGACATCGCCCGACGTAGCGGCGTCGCGCTTGACGAAGTCCACACACGCCTGCGGGCCATGCTTGAGGCCGGGACAATCCGCCGCATCCGCCAAACATTGCTGGCCAACAAACTCGCCGAAGGTGCGTTGGTCGCGTGGAAGGTGCCCGAGGAGAAGCTCAACGCAGCGTTCGACTGGATGCATGCCAACGACCCGTTCAGCGGCCACGCGGTCATCCGCTCCACCGACGCTGAGACGCCCGGCAGCAAGTACCGCCTTTGGACCACGCTCAAAGTGCCCCAGGGCAAGAGCATCGAACAGCACTGCGACATCCTCCAGCGCATCGTCGGTGCCGAGGCGTGGAAGGCGATGCCGGCGAAGAAGCTCTTCGCGTTGGGCGTCGGACACATTCGCCGGCGTTCACTGGAGATCGGTGCGATGGCGGACGAACCGAGCCAGCCGATCGACACCAAGGTACTCCCGATCGCGGATGAGCACTGGCCGATCCTCGAAGCGCTCAAACGCGAGTTGGCGATTGACGAAATCGGTCCTGACTTGTGGGCCAAGCGTGCGGCCGAGGCCGGCGTCTCGCTCGAAACGTTCGTCGACGTCTGCGGCCAGTTCGCCGAGCGTGGCATCCTCGGTCGCTTCTCGACGTTCCTCGAGCACCACAAACGTCTTGCCACCGGCGAGCGCGTGACGAAGTTCAACGCCTTGTACCACTGGCGCGTCCCCGTCGGGCGCGAACTCGAAGCCGGCGGTGAGGTCGGCCGCTTCCACTGCATGACGCACGGCTACTGGCGCGAGGGCGGGCCGGAGTTCGCCAACGTCAACATCATGGGCGTCTCCCACGGCACCGAAAAGGACCGCGTCCTCGCCCACAAAGCCGCCATCGACGAGCATCTGCAATCCTGCGGCATTGGCTTTGATTACACCAACGTGTTCTGGGGCGGTCGCAGCGAGATCAAGCCGAGCGAGATCAGCCCGGCCGTACACGACGGATGGCTGGCACAATACCAATAGCGAATCACATCCCCGCCGCGATCTGGGCCGCGCCGAGCAAACCGGTGTCGACCGGATCGAGCAACCGAATGGGCACCTGCTCAAGAATGCCGCGTTGCGTCCGGCCGCCGGCATCGAGGTATGTCCGGACGAAGCGATCATCGAACGCTTGCGAATCGGGGCTGCGAATCGCGTCGATAATGTTGCCTCCAAGCCAAAGACCCGCCGTGGGCAACAGCAACAGGCCGAGATTGCTTGCATACTGAGCAAGTACTTCCACGAACAACTCGACGGCGCGTCGCGCGAGGTCGGGATCGGCAACGCTCTCTTGCCCGGCCGCGGCGCACGTGATCGCCTGCCCGTCCACTCCGGCAACCAACCGTGTCGACGATGGATCGGCGAGGCAGGCGTAAAGGTTTTCAAGACCCGGCCCGCTGAGCACGGACTCGTACGTCACCCGCGTCGTCCCACGCTCGGCGGGTAGCAGCTTGCGTAGGCC is a genomic window of Planctomycetota bacterium containing:
- a CDS encoding sugar ABC transporter ATP-binding protein; the encoded protein is MIEFRDISKHFGGVQALADVSLTIERGTVHVLMGENGAGKSTLGKVLGGIHRPDGGLILLDGEPVRIADPAAAADLGIAIVHQELAYCPDLSVAENVSLHQLPARAGIVDRRELRARATELLAGIDIRLDVDRPMRELSTAQVQLVQIATAVGSGARVIVFDEPTSSLGDHEAESLMTLIERLRDGGLTAVYVSHRMPEVMRLADRISVLRDGRHVGTIDRADTTEDELVRMMVGRSVAAFERSRGEPGAAILEVDGLSSRDVRDISFSVRAGEIVGMAGLVGSGRSETVQAIFGLDPTATGRVCVDGNTLSLRHPAEAIAAGVALVPEDRKLQGLQLEHPIRTNVNAATLGEFAAAGFVKQAAEHRRAEAARTQLDIRTADVGLPAGALSGGNQQKVALAKWLGLRESAGGLKLLIVDEPTRGVDIGAKAGIHQILADLVGDGVAVLVVSSELPELLGLCDRVLVMRGGRLVGEFVEKDQARVLHAMTGSD
- a CDS encoding glucosidase, giving the protein MSNTAEHSTAEHQRLAADARREANWKRWGTYLSERQWGTVREDYSTYGDCWNYFPHDHARSRAYRWGEDGLLGITDRECRLCFGLALWNGKDSILKERLYGLTNSEGNHGEDVKELYYYLDATPTHSYCKGLYKYPQSAFPYNELRDVNGDRGKLKTEYELLDTDALANGYWDVTAEYAKASPNDICIRVTIANHGPKLATLHLLPQLWFRNGWSWGAEHEGMFEKPMMALDGETVCCEHETLKGFEFTATEEPKAWLFCDNETNAKRLWKQELNGYPKDGFHRHVIDGEKDAVNPDQLGTKCAAWYEVEVEPGESRTFTFRLTDADEKGGPPVDQVFADRIAEADAFYDTVIPTSLSDERKMISRQSYAGLLWTKQFYFYSVQHWLNGDPGQPAPPKQRKPRARNRDWRDHLFNRDVISMPDKWEYPWYAAWDLAFHMLPMCRVDPKFAKDQLVLFLREWYMHPNGQIPAYEFNFSDVNPPVHAWAVWRVYKMTAPRGQRDRKFLERCFHKLLLNFTWWVTRKDEDDNHLFGGGFLGLDNIGLFDRSAEQFHDGRQLEQADGTAWMAFYCVTMLSIALELAAEDPVYEDVASKFFEHFVAITHAMNTIGGDGLWDDTDGFYYDQLWDPDAQKSDPLRIRSFVGLIPTFASEILTQETLDKLPGFAKRMKWFREHRPRLAQHITERTMPNGQKALLLSVVGPEKLQKVLHYALSEDEFLSPYGMRSMSKHHEQNPYVFHAACNEYRVKYTPAESNTEMFGGNSNWRGPIWFPLNYLFIEALERYHHFYGDEMDVTCPVSGGTAQLDLRSAAHEVERRLVALFEKDPDGNRPCHGDAKAYAEQWDDLVLFYEFFHGDNGRGCGAAHQTGWTALVANMLEKLADS
- the flgC gene encoding flagellar basal body rod protein FlgC; protein product: MISTLDTAASALTAQRVRMDTVANNLANLNTTRQADGTIEPYRRRFVVFEPQRDVAGNPGVRVAAIKQDPTPFPKVFDPGHPDANSDGFVQMPNVDLAIESVNMLDASRAYEANVTMIETTKAMLNAALRLIA
- a CDS encoding sigma-54 dependent transcriptional regulator, which produces MATILICDDEALMRDGSAATLERHGHQVRTAACGQEALDILDADAIDLLITDLKMPGMTGIELLRSAKARKPKLLVILMTAFATVPTAVSAIKQGALDYLQKPFDGDDLRRMTERALRTLDESPIARPKPVEPATQLVGKSAATGQLKQQIERVATSNATVLIRGESGVGKEVVARTIHAAGDRADKPLIAVNCAALAGDHLEAELFGDESQAHLPGRFERADAGVVLLDEVSQISPGVQAKLLRFLQDGSFERVGGTVTRRVDVRIVATSNADLEEEVKAGRFRADLFYRLDVLPIIVPPLRDRTDDIADLARHFLHRISKRDGTPFRHLNPRAVRMLERHDWPGNVRELQNMLERAVALETEPGVIRAATLEPWIGGGSPRPVAMKWNNEPLAEVEKRTILAALDKFNGHRAKTAGALGIGVRTLGMKLKKWKETGEWDGEIALAA
- a CDS encoding Lrp/AsnC family transcriptional regulator, which encodes MPATTDSPTEIADPINARILAVSEDQLQGFQADPFADIARRSGVALDEVHTRLRAMLEAGTIRRIRQTLLANKLAEGALVAWKVPEEKLNAAFDWMHANDPFSGHAVIRSTDAETPGSKYRLWTTLKVPQGKSIEQHCDILQRIVGAEAWKAMPAKKLFALGVGHIRRRSLEIGAMADEPSQPIDTKVLPIADEHWPILEALKRELAIDEIGPDLWAKRAAEAGVSLETFVDVCGQFAERGILGRFSTFLEHHKRLATGERVTKFNALYHWRVPVGRELEAGGEVGRFHCMTHGYWREGGPEFANVNIMGVSHGTEKDRVLAHKAAIDEHLQSCGIGFDYTNVFWGGRSEIKPSEISPAVHDGWLAQYQ